The window TACCCTGCATCTATAGGCCTCCTCTGCTCCCACATCTAGACTCCAAGGCAATATGCTGCCTCTAGTCCATTTGCTGCGGAGCTGCCCTAACTTCTCTTTGGGCATACTGCGTCTTCAGTCAGCAGTGGTCAGCAGCGGCACTGGGCTGGAATCCTGCACAGGCTTCCCCactgcttctgaaccagctcatATGGCTCTCAGAGAAAACAGCCCCTGTCCTCTGGGTGGGCCACAAGGCTCTCCCTCAGGCACTGCCTCTCTGAGCCCTGGCCCTCCTTGCTCACTATATGCCTGCTCTAATGATCTTGCTGTTCTGCCCGCacgcacaagcacacacacacacacacacacacacacacacacacacacacaccccaagcagACTCTTATCGCAGGGCCTTTACATCTGCTGAGCCTGCCATTTGGCATTCTTCCCACCATAGCTGCATCCCCTTGCTCCCTCACCTTCCTAGAATCTTTGTCTAGTATGTTGTGGGATATGCCCCTAGCTTATGCATTTAAAATTGCAACACTGCCTGCACTCCTAGATCATCTTTACCTGCTCTATTATTAGTATTTTATTATAGTATCCATTGACACCTGAATGACCTGTGTTCCTTTTTCTCTGATTTATGATCTGTTCTTGCCACACCTCCACCACCCCAAAATGTAAGCTTTGCCAGGGGAGAGGTGTTTTCATAGCTGTGGCATTTCCAGTGGCTGGTATACAGTAGGTGCTCATTCAAAGTATGAAAGGACCTAGGTTACCAGCTCCCCTGGAGTGGTGACTTGGCGACTCACAGTTATTTAGCCAGTAAGACATAGGCAGGTTCCAGCTTGTGACAACCTCCACCATGGACCGTGGTAGCTCCACATTTAGTGGCTTGGACACCGTCAGGTCCCTGTGGGCCAATGACACGTGCCAACCCCAGTTGATATCTCAACCCATGTGATCATCACCTTTGCTGGGGCTGTCCCTTCCCCCAGGAGGTCCTCCATCCCACCTCCCTGCAGGTGCACTAGGCAGGCAGTACCCTGGGGAGGGAGTAGATAAAGGGATCCTCCCCAAGTGCTCCCCCACCATTCCAGATGATCCTTGTGCTCGCTGAAGCCGGACCCTGCCAACGTGGCTGTGCCCTCGGACAGAAAGCCCACAAAATAGTTGCTGAAGTGGAAGGAGACAGCACTTTCATAGGCtcgcagccacctggggaggaagaggcaggagaGGGATTCATGATGCCCAGACCCTGGAGTGATCTCCCTCACCCCCCACCACGTGGCAGCATCCCCAGTCCTGCTCTGTAGACTCACCTTACCAAGGTGCCCCTAGGGTCCCCATGggtcaggaaggcagcagagaagaaagaataagagagtcagagagacccTGGTAGTTGACCTAAGTCAACCATAGACAAGACAGACAGAAATGTGGTGACCAAAGGGGTAGACTATGAGAatcacacgcagacacacactgCCAAGCAGCTAGCATTTGCAGTCCTATAAACAACATGACCCTGCCGCCTTGCAAggccagccagtcagccagcccCACCTCTGGCCAGGCCCAATCTTGTATCCCTGAGCCCTCCAATAGCCACACAGCCAGACACAAAGACCTTGGCAGctaccagagctgagtcagtgaCCAGAAGACAGAAAACCCTGTAGTAAGCACAGAGATATTGTAACACCaatagacagacacacacacacacacacacacacacacacacacacacacacacacacactgttggtTTTACAATCACATATGGTGGCAAAACAGGCAACATGTTGCTCCTGTGAAAAGCACAGGTTCAGAAATTAGTCCTAGGTTTCATGGCTGAATGCTGTACTACTGGGTGACACTGGTAAAGTCTCTTGACCTTTTGGGGACTCACTCATTCAGTATCATATATAATCAGCAGCCATGAGTAGGGGAAGGGgttatggaatcaagcatttAGATCCAGTTCTGGAATCAAACCAGAGGCAGGCAATTGATTGTGCTGATCAGTGGATACAGGGACTTAGTTGGCCATGACATCCCTTAGCTGGGCAACAGCAAGTGTTCAGAGAAGGCACACACATAGCCCAATCACTTACTCAACAAGCCACAGTCAGACCATTCCCAGCGTGAGTCATAGACATACCAGAATTGTCCACCCTGATTCATCACATCCAATAACGGCCACCCACCCCTTCATTGACAATGGCACCTTTCCACCCACCAGGATGTAGAGTCCTAGATTCAGGCATCAGTCACCAATGGATAGACCACCTGCTACATGTCTCTGCCTCTAGCCAGATTCATTGACAGGTTAGCCAGAAACCAACACATTGTTGTCCTCCCTGTTACAGCCACATCACTGTTTTTATGGCAAAATAGCTGAACAGGTGGACAGCCAGCTCTGAGACCACTATGTGTCAGAGAACCAGTCAAACCTGAAGTCACAGAGGCAAACTTGGTCAGAAAGACAAGCCACAGAGAGGCATTCAGTCTCAATCTAGTCatggagagatagacagacagacagacagagaagactCAGACTTCCATGAAGCCATCGGTCGTAGGCACTGGCCCCATTCCCCCAGACAGCTCCACGCGCCCTCAGGCACCTGTCCTCATTTACCTGGCTTTGCGTTTCTTGCTGTAGTAACAGAAGACAGACAGAAGCATTAAGAGACAGGCTCAGAGTTGGGGAGACCCCAGGTCCCCTACCCAATCCCTATCCCTGCTGGGCAGGGACCTCAAAGGCTGTGCTCACTTGCGAAGGAGACGATCGCCATCAAGGGGAATGAAGTATGGAAAGAGGTAGGGACCCACACAAGTAGACAAGACAAGGCACAGCAGGGCCAGCGCCAGGCTTCGGGCTACCTTCTGCAGCCACCGGCGGCTCTGCAGGGCGAATCAAAGGCTCTATAAGTATTGTCCCCATGGTGGTTCCCACAGTCCCTGACCACTTGtccttctcccctgccctccctacCCAAGGAACCTCACCAGTGGGCGGCCTTGGACAGCCTGTAGGTAGCTGTGGAAGGATATCCAGGGACCAAAGACGATGGTGCCCACGAAGTAGAGGTAGCCCATGAACTCCACGGGCGAGGGCACTGCACCCACCTCGCCCCGGTCCAGGTCGAAGCCCAGAGACACCGCCTTCATGGCCACGATCATCTGGGCCCCTATGTGTGGCACCCATGGTCAAGTGAATGGGCAGAGAGCAGGTCAGCAAGGGTGGGGGTGAAAGGGGGTCCAATGATAGATACCAGGGCACATTGTCAGGTCGGTGGGCAAGAAGGCTCTGGACAGGAAGGCACCCTTAGCTGGGAGATCAGGGTCATATGTGAGATGGGCCAGATAGACTCAGGATGACAAAGCATGATGAAAAGACACACAGATGGAAAGGGGATGTGATGCCCCCATGTCCAGTGGGGTGCGTGgatgaggaaggaaggggaacaaAGAAACAGGCTGGGAGCAAGGGGAAGGTGGGGAGCGGGCAGAAGGGCCGGGGCAAGTGAGAGTGGCCAGCCCACTTACCTCGCATCTTGTGCCATGTCACTGTGTCCACCATGTGCATCTCACTGAGGAAAAATAATAACCTTTTGGTCTTGGTCCCATGAACCTCGTGGCCTCTGAGACCACACAATGGGGAGACCAAGGTGCTTGGGGGCATTCTGCCGTCTTGGACCTCACACAAATTCAAGAGCAATaatcctcccaaactcccagcTCCAGGGGAAGCCCAGGCCCTGTGTGACCTGTGCAGACTTGTGAAAGGACAAGTCTTCTAGTCTCCCTTCTTCTGGAACATTCTGCACAGCATATTGCTCATCTTTGCCCTATGCTATGTATGCCTCCTCATAGAACAATCCTCCTAGATTCCCTTGCTTCCCCTGTGAACATCAAtgccctgccttccccaggccccACCCCACTCCTGTACTGAGCAACTCCATGAGGGAGCCCTGGGGACCACACGCACCCTTGCCCCCAACAGTGTGAGGATTGAGGCTGTACACCCGTACCCCATGAGTAGGTAGATGAGGATGGTGACGGAGAGGAAGACGCCGCGATGGGAAGAATGGCGGCAGAGGAACAGCACGAGGTAGCACAGCAGGCTGAGCAGCACGACCCAAACCATGTGCAGCTGGAAGAAGTGGTAGAGGCTGAAGAACCCGCCTGCCACGGTGCTTGCATGCTTCAGGTAGGATGGCAACCCTTcgggggagaggggggagagagagagagagagggaaagagggaaagagagagagagggcgagagagagaacaagaaagggAAGGTTGGTGGCCTGCTAGGTAGGGGAGGATGGCCTGGGCAGAGGGCACAGCTGGGGTGAAGGCCTAGAAGAGGTGGGAGCTTGGTCTGACTGGAGGGGCCAGAAGTGCTGGTGGCAGACCATGGCCGGGCTCCTTGAAAGGACATTTGAGAGACCAGGGGGGAAGAGTACACCCCTTGGTTTATGCCGCATAATATTACTGCCTTCACACTACATTTCGTAGggggtgacagccagggctgtgcttgGTGGCAGGGAGTGTCCTTATTCTTGAGAACCACAGACTGAAGGGTCTGGGATGAAGTGTTGATGTTAGCAGGTGATCCAAGTGATCCAAGAAGAAGATAGataggcagaaagacagacagacagaacaaACTAATGTGACAAGATGCTGACCGTTGCAGAATGTGATGAGGTATGTGAGTGATCAGTGTACTAGTTTTTTCAAGCTTTCAGGAgctttgaaatatttcaaaataataaactgggggaggggaggggattaCAAAAcccatttcaaatgaaataaaaacaaagtacagAACCTTTGAATCTCAGATTTTTCAGAAAATCGCAGCCTCCTGAAGGAACCTCGGGGACTTGAAATCTTACTTGGCTACAGGCCTGCTTATGATTGCCGAAACATCCCAGCATCCGAGAATCTAGAACTTTCATCCTGCCCTGATTACAGAAATTTAGATTACCAACATCCTGGAAACCGAAAAACAGGAGGACTGCAATTTGTCAGAATCTCCAAATCCTGTTGGGGATACTTTGGGAGTCCGTAGCCCTGCATCATCCACAGTGTGGGATCTTACGCCTCAGGATCCCCATGAGCTTCTCAGCATCCCAGGAACCCGGAAGGGCATGGCCTGGTATGGCAGGATGTGGCTTGGCGTGCTGTGGTGGCGGGGGTGGCCGTGGCGGATAGCAGGACGTGGTGTGTTGGAACAGGGCTTCGCGGGATGTGGTAGAGCCAGGCATGTCGGCACCTGCTCTGGTCTGGTTGGACGCGGCAGGGTAAGGTGTGGCTTGGCCTGGATGAACGTGGCAGGTGTGCCAGAGTCTAGCCCGGTGGCACACACATGGTGTGGCAGGCACTTACCAAGCCTCCAGAGGAGGCGGCAGGCGAGGCAGATGGCAAGGAGCAGCCAGATCTGATCAAGGCCCTGCTGGACCGTAGGTAGGAGACAGCCCTGCAGTAGCTGCTGGAAAAATTCCTGGCGGCTGAAGGTGGCCATGGCGGACCCCCACGGATGGATGGACAGAAGGATAGATCTGCCaaaggggggaaggaggagggcacGGAGGGAGCAGGATGTCCACGGGCAGATGGTGCCTAAGAGACGAACTGGAGCGCTTTTAAAGATTTCCGTTTGCGGTTGTGCAACCCACAGATGGTACTGAGGGGCTGCGGGAAGTCGTGAGCGGCAGGTACATCGGACTAAGCCACTGaccgtgcgtgcgtgtgtgtctgtgtgcggaGGCCAGGGGTGGGGGAGTGTTGTGGACGCACACACACAGCGGCGACTCGCGGGGAATGCAGGAGCCGGGTCTCGGGATCGCGGTGAACAGTCCTGGCCGAGGATGATCCGATGGTGTACATTCTAGGCCCGTATGGCAaagggggctgggggcgggctgGGGGAGGGCTTCCCGGCTTCCAAGGTGGAGTAGCTCTGTGAGGAGGGCAGACAGGGGGATTCTGTGACACTTGGGAGCCGTGTGCATCCCTTCTTGTATGGATGTGGGGGCTGTCCTGTATCCCCCGCGCTCCCCATCATACCCCCCCACCCGGCGAGAGGCGGCCAACAAAGCCCTGCCTAAGCTGGGGGACTGCAGGGAAGTGGAGGTGGTGGTAGGGGATATAgactgggtgggggagggagtcGGAAAGGTGATAGGGACGGGGGTCCCAGGACACTGGCTTCTGCTAGGCGCGCGGCGAGGCCGGCTGAGGGACGGGAGCCGGGGACTCATGCGCACACTTCTGGAGTCTTACCTGGCAGGAAGGCAATGGTATTTCAGGGGGCCAGAGATGCGCCGTCGTTGCCACCGTCGCCACCTCCTCCGGGCAGCCTCCCCCGCAGGCCGCAAGGCCGGGACCAGCAGCGGCTCCCAGGGCGGCGCGGCGAGCGGGCCCTTTAAATCCCGGGGCGGCCAGGCGGCGGGTTCTGCCAATGGGAAAGCGGGAGCGGGGCGGGGTCCGGGAGGAGGGGGGGCGTGAggcacgggggtggggggaaaggagCGGCCGGTTGAGGGGCGCGGGGCACGGGGCGCGGGAGGACGGCGGCGCGCGCAGCCTGCGCGCCCGCACTTTTCCGGCCTGTGGCTCTTGCAGCCCCGAAGCGTCTGCGTCGGGAGGCTTTCTGTCTGTTCCAAAGGGCCAAATTGGGACTCCACCTTGCACGTCCTGATGGGAAGAATGGGGGGCCCCCAGTCTCGTGGCCCCCGAATGCTCACCCGTGCGAGTCCTCTCTGCACGGTTGCGTCCCGATCTCAGAGATGGGGAAAATCCACGCAGGTCATCTTTGGAGGGAACTAAAGGAATTTCCAAGCGTCCACACCCCAGGGAGGGGCCCGAAACATGTATAGGCAGTTACTGGGTGTCACCTAGGAGCAAAATTAGGCGCCTACGCTTACCCCCCGGGGGGGGGGTGGCTGTGAGCACTTGGCTTATCTTCAATTGATTTGTCTACTTAATTCCCCAACGGACTCGACCCTGCAATGAAGGTGACCCCAGCAATTAGTTAGGTATTGCTGGTGGGAGGGGGACACCGGAAGGCTGCTTTGCAGTACTCAGGGAGCGTTTATAAAGCACTTTCAGAATTCTGCATGGAGCTCAACATGGATGCATCGCCTACTGTCTACGTCTGCTCTTCTGCGGTTtctgttccctcccccccccccccgcaggcaCACTTCTTGAGCACTTACTGCATTCTTAGTTTTGATGTGGAAGCAAGAAGCAAGCCCCAGGTTAGGTGGACTTCCACCCTGACTCAGCGAGCAAAGGCAAGCGGGTTGAGATCAGATAAACACCAGCCGACCGGCATGGCTGAGCTGTTAAACAAAAGAATGGGATTAGCAGCTCTTGGCTTCGAAACACTGTGGGCCGGCAGGTGGAGAGCAAATGGATAGAGTCCTGGATATGTAGATATTAACAAACTGTAGCATGGACTTTGGTTTCATGCTCgtgtatcaaagatgaaaaatactGCACATGCTATGTAGATCATGACATAGGTCAGCTACACACTTATCCCCTCACTCAGCAGCGACTACAGGCCAGGCATGTTATGTAGTAGATCATTCTTTTCGCTGTCCTCAAATGCTCTCCGATAGGATCCATGTAGACCAGAAATATTTCTCTTAGTTGCAACCTGGCATGTAAAACTGGCAGATCCAGGGTGGGCATTTGATCGAGCAGTTAAGGTGCCAGTGGGGACTCCTGAGTGTCTGGGTtcggttggagtcctggctctagtGGGGATTCTAGGTTCCTGCTTAATATAcactctggaggcagcaggtgatggctcaggaaactggatccctgccacccacattgggagACCTGCATCGAATTCCCGGTTAGAACTTCAGCTCAGCCCAATCTATCACTGTGAATTTTTTGGGAATAAACAAGGAGGTGGGAAATTTGATTCCGtttgtttttctctgaaaaaaaaaaagaaagaaaagaaaaagaaaaagataaccaAAAGAGTTATATaataaaagttaaagaaagcGAAATACAACTAAGGTCTGGCATAGTAGATAAAGTTGCCACCTTTGGCGTTGGCATCGCATGTAGgaacctgtttgtgtcctggctgctctacttttttgcagctaatggcctgaaaaaaaacagtggaaatgacccaagtacttgggctcctgccacccacctgggagacccaaatgaagctcttggctttgccttgcctcaaccctggccattgcagccacctggggcgtacaacagcaggtggaaggttgTTTCACTCcctgtttttctccctttctctgaaactctttcaaataaatggacctttgttttttttttaaggcaactggggctgacatggtggtccaacaggctaatcttgcacctgccagcaaggacatctcatatgggcaccgatttgtgtcctggctgcttcacttctcttccagctccctgcttgtggcctgggaaagcagcagaggacggcccaatgctttgggaccctgcacccatgtgggagacaaggaagaaactcctggctcctggcttcaaattgccccagctccagcagttaaggctgtttgggggagtgaaccagtggatgtaaaatctttgtctttcctttttttctgtaaatctgcctttccaataaaaataaataaatttttttaaggcaATGAGAAGATCTTCACTATGTTGCTGTTAAGCTTTGTAAACAATTGTTTCTGTCTAGGCTTTTGATGTGTGTTAACAAAGGGGTGTTAAGTTCTGGGACATATACAGAAAATTTACGAGTTAATAAGAAAAAGCAGGGAGAGTgatgcaatagctcaactggttaatcctgcacctgtgagcgccaggatcccaaatgggtgctaggtcatgtcccagctactccgcttcccttctagctccctgcttgtggtctgtgaaagcagttctggactgcccaaagccttgggattctgcacccatgtgggagacctggaagaagctcctggcttctgatttcagatttgctcagctctgaccgttgtgcccatttgggagtaaaccagtgtaaggaagatctttgtcctatTGTCTCCCTATgaatttgcctttctgataaagataaattaatcttttttttttttaaaggagcagGACCCAGATACCTTCTTTTGTGAATAATTCTCTATTTGTACCTGCTTACCATAGCTACTGTAGtccttgtctttttcattttgtaaaagaaattattttgatttgaaaggcagatttttttcagaaagagaagaga is drawn from Ochotona princeps isolate mOchPri1 chromosome X, mOchPri1.hap1, whole genome shotgun sequence and contains these coding sequences:
- the PORCN gene encoding protein-serine O-palmitoleoyltransferase porcupine isoform X1 encodes the protein MATFSRQEFFQQLLQGCLLPTVQQGLDQIWLLLAICLACRLLWRLGLPSYLKHASTVAGGFFSLYHFFQLHMVWVVLLSLLCYLVLFLCRHSSHRGVFLSVTILIYLLMGEMHMVDTVTWHKMRGAQMIVAMKAVSLGFDLDRGEVGAVPSPVEFMGYLYFVGTIVFGPWISFHSYLQAVQGRPLSRRWLQKVARSLALALLCLVLSTCVGPYLFPYFIPLDGDRLLRNKKRKARGTLVRWLRAYESAVSFHFSNYFVGFLSEGTATLAGSGFSEHKDHLEWDLTVSKPLNVELPRSMVEVVTSWNLPMSYWLNNYVFKNALRLGTFSAVLVTYAASALLHGFSFHLAAVLLSLAFITYVEHVLRKRLARILSACVLSKRCRPDCSHQHRLGLRVRALNLLFGALAIFHLAYLGSLFDVDVDDTTEEQGYGMTYTVHKWSELSWASHWVTFGCWIFYRLIG
- the PORCN gene encoding protein-serine O-palmitoleoyltransferase porcupine isoform X4, with amino-acid sequence MVWVVLLSLLCYLVLFLCRHSSHRGVFLSVTILIYLLMGEMHMVDTVTWHKMRGAQMIVAMKAVSLGFDLDRGEVGAVPSPVEFMGYLYFVGTIVFGPWISFHSYLQAVQGRPLSRRWLQKVARSLALALLCLVLSTCVGPYLFPYFIPLDGDRLLRNKKRKARGTLVRWLRAYESAVSFHFSNYFVGFLSEGTATLAGSGFSEHKDHLEWDLTVSKPLNVELPRSMVEVVTSWNLPMSYWLNNYVFKNALRLGTFSAVLVTYAASALLHGFSFHLAAVLLSLAFITYVEHVLRKRLARILSACVLSKRCRPDCSHQHRLGLRVRALNLLFGALAIFHLAYLGSLFDVDVDDTTEEQGYGMTYTVHKWSELSWASHWVTFGCWIFYRLIG
- the PORCN gene encoding protein-serine O-palmitoleoyltransferase porcupine isoform X3, with product MATFSRQEFFQQLLQGCLLPTVQQGLDQIWLLLAICLACRLLWRLGLPSYLKHASTVAGGFFSLYHFFQLHMVWVVLLSLLCYLVLFLCRHSSHRGVFLSVTILIYLLMGEMHMVDTVTWHKMRGAQMIVAMKAVSLGFDLDRGEVGAVPSPVEFMGYLYFVGTIVFGPWISFHSYLQAVQGRPLSRRWLQKVARSLALALLCLVLSTCVGPYLFPYFIPLDGDRLLRKWLRAYESAVSFHFSNYFVGFLSEGTATLAGSGFSEHKDHLEWDLTVSKPLNVELPRSMVEVVTSWNLPMSYWLNNYVFKNALRLGTFSAVLVTYAASALLHGFSFHLAAVLLSLAFITYVEHVLRKRLARILSACVLSKRCRPDCSHQHRLGLRVRALNLLFGALAIFHLAYLGSLFDVDVDDTTEEQGYGMTYTVHKWSELSWASHWVTFGCWIFYRLIG
- the PORCN gene encoding protein-serine O-palmitoleoyltransferase porcupine isoform X2 → MATFSRQEFFQQLLQGCLLPTVQQGLDQIWLLLAICLACRLLWRLGLPSYLKHASTVAGGFFSLYHFFQLHMVWVVLLSLLCYLVLFLCRHSSHRGVFLSVTILIYLLMGEMHMVDTVTWHKMRGAQMIVAMKAVSLGFDLDRGEVGAVPSPVEFMGYLYFVGTIVFGPWISFHSYLQAVQGRPLSRRWLQKVARSLALALLCLVLSTCVGPYLFPYFIPLDGDRLLRKGTLVRWLRAYESAVSFHFSNYFVGFLSEGTATLAGSGFSEHKDHLEWDLTVSKPLNVELPRSMVEVVTSWNLPMSYWLNNYVFKNALRLGTFSAVLVTYAASALLHGFSFHLAAVLLSLAFITYVEHVLRKRLARILSACVLSKRCRPDCSHQHRLGLRVRALNLLFGALAIFHLAYLGSLFDVDVDDTTEEQGYGMTYTVHKWSELSWASHWVTFGCWIFYRLIG